The following are encoded together in the Anopheles nili chromosome 3, idAnoNiliSN_F5_01, whole genome shotgun sequence genome:
- the LOC128725678 gene encoding transmembrane protein 258, giving the protein MDSMVRYVSPVNPAVFPHLAGVLLLFGTFFTAWFFVFEVSRPKQPTKETVIFKELAISLFASLFLGFGVLFLLLSVGIYV; this is encoded by the coding sequence ATGGATTCGATGGTACGATACGTCTCACCGGTCAATCCAGCCGTGTTTCCCCATCTGGCCGGTGTACTGTTGCTGTTTGGCACGTTCTTCACCGCTTGGTTCTTCGTGTTTGAAGTGTCCCGCCCGAAGCAACCGACCAAAGAAACCGTCATCTTCAAGGAGTTGGCCATCAGTTTGTTCGCGTCATTGTTCCTCGGTTTcggagtgctttttttgctgctctcggTCGGGATATACGTGTAA